The sequence GTTGCCTATCAACGATAATATTGCCATTACTCCTGGTGTGTTAGTTATCTTCAATCCAGAACATGATAACGATAACGACACTATCTATGTTGGTACGCTTCGCACCACATTCAAATTCTAAGATTTTGCAAACAATTTTATAAATCAAAAACAGCCTGCGAAAGCAGGTTTTTTTTTATCTACTGTAGATTAAGCCATTGGAAATAATAAGATTCAATACTGCTCGGTTAAGAGGAGATCCTCCCTAACCCTCCTTAAGAAGGAGGGAACTAAGCCCCCAATTTAGCGGGGGTTTAGGGGATCTAACCATTGTGTCCAATTCCTTAACCGAGCAGTATTGTAATAAAATTCTATTTCTTAAGTAGAATTACGCGGCAATATAACCCTGATACAATATTCATTCACCATAAGTGAAATCGCTTACTGAATAAATGTATACAAGTAAAAGTTCCTACTTATGGTTAGATGTGTCGATATCAACCTTCCAGGGGATAATCATCCAGGATTATGAAAAAACGTTTTAAAAATCTTCTTCAATTAAGCTCAGTTTTGACAGCAGTTTCTTGTATTGCTGCAAATCCTGTATTGGCGGCAGAAGACCGGCAGCTAACTACTGTTGAGGAATTGTCAGAAGAAGCAAACCCAATGGCTCAGGTAACGTCAGTATCGCAGTTTTCTGACGTACAGACAACAGATTGGGCATTTCAAGCATTGCAATCTTTAGTCGAGCGATATGGATGTATCGCAGGTTATCCTAACGGTACTTATCGCGGCAATCGCGCTATGACCCGTTATGAATTTGCTGCTGGTTTAAATGCTTGTTTGAATCGGATAAACGAGCTAATCGCTACAGCAACAAGAGATTTACTAACTAGAGAAGATTTAATTACCTTACAAAGGTTGCAGTCAGAATTTAGTGCTGAATTGGCTACTTTGCGCGGTCGTGTAGATGCACTCGAAGCAAGTACTGCTCAATTAGAAGCAAATCAGTTTTCTACCACAACTAAACTAAAAGGGCGAGCGATATTTAACATATCCAATGCTTTTGGCGACGAACAAGCAGATATCAATAATAATCCAAATGATAATCCCGACCTTGATAGCAATACAACTTTTACTAACCGCGTTCGATTAGAGTTACTTAGTAGTTTTACTGGGACTGATGAGCTACAAGTTCGTTTGAATGCTGGCAATATCACTAGGTACAATCGAGGACCTTTTCTAGACGGTGTTACGGGTACCGATATGACTCGCCTTTCCTTCGACAATGTTTTTGGGGAATCTGACAACGATGTTGGTCTCGATAAACTTAACTATGGCTTCAATTTAGGAAAAGCACTACGGGTAAAAGTTGACGCTACCAACGCCGAATTATTTAAAAACGTCAACACCTTCAATCCCAACTTTGAAGATAGTGGCACGGGTTCAATATCTCGCTACGGACGTTTTAGTCCGATTTATCGTCAAGGTGCTGGTGGTGCTGGCGTAACCGTAACTGCTAATCCCCGAGGAAAAATTAAATTGACAGGTGCTTATCTAGCACGCAGACCTAGCGATCCCGGAGACCCAAATGGAGTTTTCAACGGTGCCAATAGCGTTTTCGGTCAAGTAGACTTTGAGCCTTCTAAATCTTTGAATCTTGGTTTTACTTTTGCTCGTACTTATCGTAATACTGGTGCAGGAAATAGAGTAAATTTGTTTAGAAGTACGGGCAGCAGTTTTGCTAATCAACCCTTTGGAAACGTAGCTAGTACAGGCAATCATTACAGCGTACAAGCAAACTTTCGACCTGCTTCTAAAATAAGTGTCGGCGGTTGGGCCGGTTATTCTACTATGGAAGCTTTAGCCGGAGCAAATGAAGGTGCGGCTGCAGAGGTATTTTACTGGGCTGCAAATTTAGGCATCAGAGACTTTGGTACAAAAAATAGTCTTTTAGGTATTGTTTTTGGTCAACCGCCAAAAGTTACCGATAATGATATCAATGCTCGTGAAGATGTAGATACTTCATATCATTTAGAAGCTCTTTACAGGTTGCAATTAAGCGATAATGTTTCGGTAACACCGGGTTTACTGGTTATTTTTAATCCAGAACACAACAACGATAACGATACTGTTTATGTCGGAACCTTGCGGACTACTTTCAGTTTCTAGGATTATTGCTCCTTTAGATTGTTAATTAGTAAAAAAAGCCCGGTATCTTGAAGATACCGGGCTTCTAAATAGTTTCCTTACGCACTTATTTTTACTTTTAACTTCTTTTATCCTCAAATTATATGTAGTGTGATTTAGAATACCTAATACAATAAAAATATCTGCTATAAAATTTAAACAATCATCCAACGTTAATATACTCACAATCTCTATTTTTCCTACGTCAAATAGATTAAAAAAAAAGAAATCTGAGAAAAGTGTATTAGTTGACTTGTTTTAACCACTATTAATGACTTTAAATTTAACACAACAGCAACTAGTAAATATTCGTAAAAGAAAAAACGAATAATTTGGTGGTGGCTAAAACGGTAGGTGTGAGTGAGAGAAAAAAATGACAAAGCTTTTCTGGAACGTTTTCAAGTTGAGTCCAGTGGTTCTTGCTGCAACATTTTTCGCTGCTAACAGCGCATTCGCTGGTGAAGCAACCGAAAAAAACACTTCTGTTGCTGAGCTATCTGAAGAATCTAACATTGGTCAGGTAACATCCGTTTCCCAGTTTACCGACGTACAGCCCACCGATTGGGCATTCCAAGCACTGCAATCTTTGGTTGAGCGTTACGGTTGTATTGCTGGTTATCCCAACAGCACCTTCCGTGGCAATCGTGCTTTAACTCGTTACGAATTTGCTGCTGGTTTGAACGCTTGCTTGGATCGCGTTAACGAATTGATTGCGATCGCAACCGAGCAAGTTAATTCTGGTGACTTAAATACATTGAAGCGCTTGCAAGAAGAGTATGCTGCTGAATTAGCGACTCTACGCGGACGTGTAGATGGTTTAGAATTCCGCGCTGCTGAATTAGAAAGCAACCAGTTTTCTACTACTGCTAAGTTGAAAGGTGAAGCAATCTTTGCTGTATCTGGTGCTTTTGGTGATGAGAAAGTTGGCGGCGGAGACATCGATGAAAACGTAATCTTAACCAACAGAGTTCGCTTAACCTTTGATAGCAGTTTCACTGGTAAGGATAAGTTAAGAGTTCGTTTGCAGGCTCGCAATACTCCTGGATTTGACGATATCACAGGCACCAGAATGGCTCGTTTGGGCTTTGAAGGTAGCAACGAAAACAATGTTGACCTCACCGAATTAAACTACACCTTCAAGCCTGCGAAAGGAGTAATGGTTAAGATTGATGCAAATGAAGCCGATCTTAACGATAACGTCAACGTGTTCAACCCGTTGTTTAAGAGCAGTGGTGGTGGTGCTATCTCTCGTTACGGACGTTTCAACCCCATTTACCGCGCTGCGAGCGGTGACGCTGGTGTAACAGCTACCTTGGGTGGTAAGAAATCTCCGATCAAATTGACTGGAGCTTATACTTCTGGCAATCCTACCAAAACCGATAGTGGCTTTTTCAATGGCGATAATGCCTTCTTAGGTCAGGTCGAATTGAAACCTATGAAATCTTTGAATCTAGGTTTGACCTACGTGCGTCGTTTTGATAGTGGTAGTGCCAACGTTACTGGTAGCACCGGTAGTAGCTTGGCTAGAAGACCTTTTGGTAGTGGTGTTGCAACTAAATCCAATCACTACGGTGTACAAGCAGCTTTAAAACTCAATAAAAAGACAACTCTTGCTGGTTGGTATGGTTTTGTTGATGCTGATGAATTTAATGGTGCTGGAGATTCTGAAGTTCAGTACTGGGCTGCGACACTCGGCATGAAAGACTTTGGTTCTAAGGGTAATACTTTGGGTCTAATCTTCGGTCAGCCACCAAAATTAACTAAAATCAGTGGTTTTGCGAGTGGTACTGAAGACCAAGATACTTCTTACCACTTAGAAGGTCTTTACAAGATGAAGCTTAACGACAATATTGCCGTTACTCCTGGCTTGTTAGTAATCTTCAACCCCGAACACAACAACAATAACGACACCGTTTACGTTGGTACATTACGTACAACCTTCAAATTCTAAATCTGTTGAATTAGAGCGGTATATTGGACAGGTATAAATGCCTGTCCTACAAAAATTTTAATGTTTTTGATGTTTTTTGCAAACCTGCTACCAGCAGGTTTTTTAATATTTTCGATCTGTTAGATTTATGTAGCGCAGGGTATCGTAGATGCCTTCAGATTTAACAATTACAGATTAAGAATTATCCGCAGGTGGTCTATCATTACTCCAAGCCCACCATACATAAGAGCAGTTACAGTAATAAAATTCTTGCCATTTACGACGATATCCTTCTGTAACTACAGGGGAACGTCTATTTATCCAAACTCTTTCAGCCTCACGACTTGTTGAACCACACTTAGGACAGCAAAATTCTAAAGCATGAGTAGCTTGATTTGTCCATTGAGGAGCTACAGGAGCAAAAGCATCCATAAAAATTAATATGACGGTAAGTATTGGACTTTGGGCATCGGGAATTGGGCGTTGGGAAGCCGGTAATTTTACTTTACTATTTCACGTTATGTATTTTCAGATAAGGTAAGAAAAATTAGCAACTCACAAATTGCATACTTCTTGAGAATTTGTAGTGGTTTGAGATTGCCACTTAAGCTTTCAATAATTCAAAATAAGTTATCACTTGCATTTTCTATAAGTAAATATCTATTCCCAATTCTCGATGCCCAATGCCCTATTCTAAAAACAAAAATTATGGAGCCAAAGGTAGAAATTCGTTATTTGTCAGATTTGATGCCTGCTTCAGCTAGGGGTTCGGTAAAAATAATTAGTAAACCGGAGCAAACAAAGGTAATTGATGCATCGTTCCCATTACCTTGGCATCGAGAAAGACCAATCTATATTAACTTTGATTTGTGGCACAATCTGGCAAAACAACAACGAAATTTATTGCTGTTGCGTACCGTTAGCTGGTTAACGGGGGTAGAGTGGTTTAAGCCAAGTATATATCAAGGTGTGGCGTTAGTTGGACTTTTTGGTGGTTTGATAGAATCGGCTCAAGGTGACGCAGTGGGAGTTGTTGCAGCTGCTGGATTAAGTGCGATCGCTATTCTGCGTTGGTATCGTACTAATCGTTCTCAAGAGTCGGAAATTGCTGCCGATATTGCTGCTATTCGTTTAGTGCAGCGACGAGGTTATAGCGAAACCGAAGCAGCAGAACATCTTCTAAAAGCAATTGAAGCTGTTGCAAAAATCGAAAAGCGTTCCACTTTAAATTTTATCGACTTAATTCGTACTCAAAATTTGCGAACAATAGCAGGTTTTTCGGAAGTAGGAATAGGGAGTAGGTTGGGTTAGACACGAAAAAATTGGTGATACAACAAGAAAATATATTTATCGTGTCGTAACCCAACATCATGATTGTGGAGTCATTACATACCAGCAATGCAATGTTGGGTTACGACGCTTAGTAAATTATTCGTTGCTTGTTCAATATTTTTGTGCGTCTAACCCAACCTACCAGCTTCCCTCTCCTTAGTAAGGAGAGGGATTGAGGGTGAGGTTTCATTTTATATTTAATTACGCCTACCTACTTACCAATTACCAATTACAATTTACTTACAGTGAAAAAGCTTATACTCGTAACCGTCAATACTTGGTAAAGCTCGATCGTCTGCAATACAGTTATTAACTTCTGCTGGTGCATGAAAGTTTACCAGCCATAAATCAATTGGTCGTGATAATGTTTTTAATGTATTTTGTAAAGTAATTGTAGGGACTTTTCTATCTTTATCTTGATGAGCTAGTAAAAATTTTGGGTTTTTATTTAAATTTCGATTTAAATTTTGATTTAAATTTTGATTGAAAAATTCAAGCTTAAATTCTCTAGCGACTCCAATCATTTCCCCTATTTGAACGTGGGTTTTTTGGGTAGTAGTGATAAGTACTGGGTTTTGGGAGGTTTTTTCGATTAATTTTACAAATAAATCTGGACGATAATATTTTTGATATCCCAAATTGCCAACGACGGTAATTGAACTAATCAATCCCATTAGTAAAATTATCGCTACCGTTTGTTTACCCGTAAATCCCCATTTAATCTTTTCTGCGCTTTTAGTATCCCAAATTGCTGCTAAAATCGCTCCCACTAAAACTATTACTGCGGGAAAATAAACAAAGTTGTATCTAGCACCGCGTGTTAAGTCAATTCCTAGAAAATAAGTAAATATAAAAAATAAAATAATTGCTCCCAAAATAAAGCTGGATAATGCTCTAATCATTAACTGATTTTGCGACTTGGATAGCTGAATATAACCGCGAATCAAAATCGGTATTAACCAAACAAAGAAAATAATCATCACCAATCCAGAAGCAATCACCACCGCTAATTGAGATGCTTCAACTGGTAATAAAGAAATCATTGTAATCCAAGCGGCTATTGCTTGAAAAATCGGACTAATCCACGCAAATCCAACACGCTCTCCTTGAATCCAATCTGTTAAATCATCACCGTAGCTGTTGCTAATAAATATTGGCACCCATACTAACCCAGAGATAAATGTACCAAGAGCAACTGCATAAATTCGTTTCCACGGAGAAATAAGTAAATTCAAACTATGCTTTTCAACTAATGCATTCTTGTTTCTCCACTCT comes from Rivularia sp. PCC 7116 and encodes:
- a CDS encoding iron uptake porin, encoding MKKRFKNLLQLSSVLTAVSCIAANPVLAAEDRQLTTVEELSEEANPMAQVTSVSQFSDVQTTDWAFQALQSLVERYGCIAGYPNGTYRGNRAMTRYEFAAGLNACLNRINELIATATRDLLTREDLITLQRLQSEFSAELATLRGRVDALEASTAQLEANQFSTTTKLKGRAIFNISNAFGDEQADINNNPNDNPDLDSNTTFTNRVRLELLSSFTGTDELQVRLNAGNITRYNRGPFLDGVTGTDMTRLSFDNVFGESDNDVGLDKLNYGFNLGKALRVKVDATNAELFKNVNTFNPNFEDSGTGSISRYGRFSPIYRQGAGGAGVTVTANPRGKIKLTGAYLARRPSDPGDPNGVFNGANSVFGQVDFEPSKSLNLGFTFARTYRNTGAGNRVNLFRSTGSSFANQPFGNVASTGNHYSVQANFRPASKISVGGWAGYSTMEALAGANEGAAAEVFYWAANLGIRDFGTKNSLLGIVFGQPPKVTDNDINAREDVDTSYHLEALYRLQLSDNVSVTPGLLVIFNPEHNNDNDTVYVGTLRTTFSF
- a CDS encoding iron uptake porin, producing the protein MTKLFWNVFKLSPVVLAATFFAANSAFAGEATEKNTSVAELSEESNIGQVTSVSQFTDVQPTDWAFQALQSLVERYGCIAGYPNSTFRGNRALTRYEFAAGLNACLDRVNELIAIATEQVNSGDLNTLKRLQEEYAAELATLRGRVDGLEFRAAELESNQFSTTAKLKGEAIFAVSGAFGDEKVGGGDIDENVILTNRVRLTFDSSFTGKDKLRVRLQARNTPGFDDITGTRMARLGFEGSNENNVDLTELNYTFKPAKGVMVKIDANEADLNDNVNVFNPLFKSSGGGAISRYGRFNPIYRAASGDAGVTATLGGKKSPIKLTGAYTSGNPTKTDSGFFNGDNAFLGQVELKPMKSLNLGLTYVRRFDSGSANVTGSTGSSLARRPFGSGVATKSNHYGVQAALKLNKKTTLAGWYGFVDADEFNGAGDSEVQYWAATLGMKDFGSKGNTLGLIFGQPPKLTKISGFASGTEDQDTSYHLEGLYKMKLNDNIAVTPGLLVIFNPEHNNNNDTVYVGTLRTTFKF
- a CDS encoding DUF3318 domain-containing protein, with protein sequence MEPKVEIRYLSDLMPASARGSVKIISKPEQTKVIDASFPLPWHRERPIYINFDLWHNLAKQQRNLLLLRTVSWLTGVEWFKPSIYQGVALVGLFGGLIESAQGDAVGVVAAAGLSAIAILRWYRTNRSQESEIAADIAAIRLVQRRGYSETEAAEHLLKAIEAVAKIEKRSTLNFIDLIRTQNLRTIAGFSEVGIGSRLG